A window of Candidatus Polarisedimenticolia bacterium genomic DNA:
GACGGCACCCAGCTCCCCGGAGAATCGCCTGTCCCGTTATCCGACGACGGTGGCGAGCATCAGGTCCGGGTGGTGCTGGGATAGCCGCCCTACTGCGCCTCTTCGACCGAAACCTCCGCGGCTCCAGTCTCGTCATACCTGACCCGTACACGCCAGGGCCGGCAGCAGACCTGGCAATCTTCCACGTACTCCTGTGTCGTACCGCCGCCAGGATCCAGGGCGATCACAACCCTTTCGCCGCAGCAGGGACAAGAGACTTCAGCCTCGGTATCGAGAACCGGATCGGATGAGAGGACACCACGATCGATGTCCCGGATGTCGTCGTCTTCGTCTCTTTCCAATTTGGGTGGATCTCCTCAGGCTGGTATCTTTCCGATGTGCGCGCCAGCAGCTGCACCAAGTGCGACTACAAACCCTACCATCGCTTGTCAATCCAGGCGAAGACACGAGCGCGATTGGGTGCCGTGGCGGTCTAGCGCTGGATCTGCCGGGGTGCGCCGGGCTCACCACCCGATTCCAGCCTGCCGGGCTGGCAGCCGCACGTGCTCTGCTAGAGTTCAAGCAGCGTCGCTTTTAGGTATCCGGCGATGGAATCGTCGAAATCCTTCCTACCGGGAGTCTGCGGGCGGCGGGTGCGCTCCGGATTCGTGGCTCCCGGGATCTGCTGCGGGCCCTGATAGAATTCCCTGCAAGGCTCACGAGTCATGTAGGGAGAAGGCTTGATCGGCATTTCGAAGACGCAGCGTGATCCCATCGAGCAGGCGCTCAAGGCTGCAACAGCCCGCTATGCCGGAACTCCCCGCGAATTCCGCTGGTACGCGCGACTGAAGTACCGGATGGATCCATGCTACCGCGCGATTGCCCGGCGTGTTCTCAGGGACTCATTCACCGTGGATCTGGGAACCGGCCTCGGGATGCTGCCGGTGCTGCTCGCGGAGCTCGGCGAGGGCCGCCGCGTGCTCGGAGTCGACTGGGATCCGGGGAAGATGCGGTGCGGGCTTCAGGCGGCCCGTGGTCTCCCGGCCGTGGAACTGGTCGAAGGCGACCTGCATGTTACTCCGCTGCCCGTCTGCGACGTCATCACTTTGGTCGACGTGCTCCACTACTACGAAACCGACAGACAGGAGGCCCTTCTCAAACGGTGCCGGGCGGCGCTCAGGCCGGGGGGTCGGCTGCTGATCCGGGAGGCTGACGTCTCCCGACAGGGCGGCGCGCGCTGGACACGACTGGTCGAGACGTGGGCCACCCGACTGGGGTGGAACCGTGGACCCGGGGTGCATTTCCGGCCCATTTCGGAGCTGCGCTCCTCCCTCGTCAAGCTCGGCTTTCGCGTCGACGAGGAGGAGGTGGCGGGTCGGTACCATCCCGGCAACGTGCTGCTCGAGGCCGTGGTCGAGCCTCCGCAGAATCCGTAGCGGCCTGCCATCCACGATATATACTCATCCCGGAGACGAGCAGTCGTTCGAAGGCGTTCGAAGCCTGCCCTGCTGAACATACGGTGAGACAAACTCGTGATTCCCAGGGATCCCACTCTGAGTCCACGGCGCGAATCTCGCAGCCCCAGTGCCATGAATACTGTGAGACGGGTCCGGGACGAAGCCGTGGCTTCGGGATTCACCCACATAGCGCTCGCCGTCTGCACGATGGTGTGTGTGGGGTTGTGGATGATCTTTTTTCACCTGCTCGACATGATTTTCCCCACGAGATCTTCCACCGGCAGGATCATCATCGCAATTCTTCAGATGATCGCGATCGTGACTTCCTTCGCCGGGGGGTGGTTGGGCACGCGGTGGCTCTGGCGCCAGCACTTGCGACCTTCCAGCTCTGAGCCCTCATCGGCAAGCGCCGCGTCCAGCGCCTTTAGAGTCGCAAGGTGGGTTCCGTTGAAAAAGAGGTTCGACTTTGTCGGCGCGCCCTTTTGCCACCTTGCGCAGGCCCGGGAGCGGGCCGCCAACGAACGTCTCCAAGACCCCGACGCACGGTTTGCGGTATTCGACCAGAATACGAGAATGGTCGAGAATGAGGCCGGAAGGTTGGTCCGCTAGGCTGCGTGGATTCAACCGAGGCCGCAAGACCATGCGGCTCTTGAAGGACCCGGTTCGACTGCGAAACCAGCCGAAATGGCCCACATGACTTCGATGGTCTGTACTTCACCGCTTTTCGGGAGTCCTCGGCAATTTCCTGTCATCGCCACTGCCGATCCAAGCACGTGACCCGAGCCGAAAACGCCCGCCAAATCTCGATGGACCACTTTCAGGGTGCGAGTGTGCGGAGGACCTGCGGGGCGATCTCGCCCAGGCGCTGGCGGCGGTTGAGGCGTAATCCCGGTCGACGGACAACCGTTGAACGTCGAGGACGCCTCGATGTCGATCAGCGGCTCACGCGCACCCGCCACACCTAGAGGTTGAAGGTCTTGGAGCCGCCGTTGACCTCCCGGCTGAAAAGATCCCAGGCCCAACCATGTTGATAGCTTCCCATTCCTCCACGGTCGGGAGCCGCCAATCGCCCGCCTTCGAGCCATCGGCGAGGCCGCACTGCCCGTTGGCCAGGGCGGCCGCCTTGATGTTGGCGTCGGCCCAGTTCGTCAGGCCGAAGCAGTTGCCGTTCTTCAGCCAGATGTGCCCCGTCTGCATGTCCTTCACCGTGCCGTTGCTGGTCCCGAGTCCGGTGGTCCCGCAGTCGACGAAGCGATTGGTGCCCGAGTTGTCGAAGCAGGTGTCGGAAGTCGGGTGCAGCCGGTCGTAGATC
This region includes:
- a CDS encoding CPXCG motif-containing cysteine-rich protein; amino-acid sequence: MERDEDDDIRDIDRGVLSSDPVLDTEAEVSCPCCGERVVIALDPGGGTTQEYVEDCQVCCRPWRVRVRYDETGAAEVSVEEAQ
- a CDS encoding class I SAM-dependent methyltransferase is translated as MIGISKTQRDPIEQALKAATARYAGTPREFRWYARLKYRMDPCYRAIARRVLRDSFTVDLGTGLGMLPVLLAELGEGRRVLGVDWDPGKMRCGLQAARGLPAVELVEGDLHVTPLPVCDVITLVDVLHYYETDRQEALLKRCRAALRPGGRLLIREADVSRQGGARWTRLVETWATRLGWNRGPGVHFRPISELRSSLVKLGFRVDEEEVAGRYHPGNVLLEAVVEPPQNP